Genomic segment of Colletotrichum destructivum chromosome 5, complete sequence:
GTACTTTTACCGACAATGCGTTGGGGCAGACCAGTCACGCAAAGTCACGTAAGACCTTCCAAGACCAAACAATGTATGCTATCCGCCGCCCTGCGGACCCCTCGTTCAAGGGTAATACAGCTCCCGGCTCGCGGGGTTATCGTATACGGCGCTCCGCAGCGGGTGCTCGAACAGGTCCCGGATCGCCTCCAGGCCGTACCCGGCGTTGATAGCGAGCTGCAGCATGACGCGcgcctgctcgccgccgaggtagCTTGAGTAGATGCTGTGCGGGGAAGGGGTCAGTTACATTCAAAACGTATGAAAAGAAACCCAAGATCGGATCGGGGGGAGGATGCGtagggagaggaggaggaggagcggcagtagcagcagcagcaacagcagcaacataCACGGGCTCGAGGACGGGACGGGGGACAGCGGCGCCCGAGGCCGGGCGcggggcggcgacggtcgggatccccttctcgaagaggtcggcggccgcggccttgGCTTCGTTGCTGAGGGACGCCGCGCCGGGTCCGAGGATCACGAGGCCTCTGGGGAAGACCGATGTCAGCCAAACTCTCTGACGTTCTTCCTGGACCGGTGGTCCTGCCGAAGGGGCGGGGAAACTTACTTTGCGCCGTTCGCGACAGCGGCGTGCATCGACGAGGCGTCGAAGCCCTCTGCCGAGTGTCAGTCGTCAGCACCACACGATGTCtgccccccaccccccccccccaaaaaaaacGACTGCTTTCTGCTCCGAGAGAAACTCACGATGGCAGTagacgacggccacggccggcagctCCGTCGTATCGGACACGTCAAAGTGGGGCCGTCCGGTCGGGTAcgcggcgccgaagaagtAGAACGGCTGGCCCGCGAGGAAGGCCCCGAGGCTGCCCTGCTCGAGCGCCTTGAACGTGTCGGGCGTGTTGGCGTTGAGCTTAGTCGAGTAGTAGACCGAGGTGATCCTGGATTGGTTTTGTCGTCAGTGAAGCCTAGTTCGGCGTATGACAAACACAAACTCACCTGTCGTTGAAGGCGATGAGGGCGCCGCGGTCgcgcgaggacggcgacgcggcggcagcgaccgCCTGGTAGATGTTGGAGTAGCCGTCCGGCGAGACGTAGGTGTCGGGACGCATCGCCCCCGTGGCCACGAACGGCTTGGAGCAGTTGAAAGTcaggtcgacgccgaaggACTATCGCCCAATCCCCCAATGGGAATCGTTAGTGAAgccgctctctctctctctctctctctctctcacacacacacacacacacacatatcTCTCTCATTCGACTCGAAAACGCCGGGACAAACTCACCGTCTCCTCGAGGGTGTCAGTACCGTGCAgcatgacggcgccggcgacgtcgctgCCCTCGGCGCAGAGCTGCCGGTTGGCGTGCTGGCTGACGTTGAGGTACAGCGACGAATTGACCCCCGCGCTGCCTCCGGGGGCGGGCGCGAAGggcacgacggcgagctgcgcGACGCGCAGGACCTCGGTGACGTTcccgacgaggtcctcggccgtcgggttgtcgccgtcgccgtacGCGATGTTGTCGAGCCGGCTGTAGTTGGAGGCTGAGAGGATCGTGCCGCCGGTGCTGTAGATGCTGCGCGGGGAAAGGGTGTCCGGTCAGTTACGGCTCGAGAcatgtatgtgtgtgtgtgtgtgtgtgtgtgtgtgatgaGTCGGTGGACTTACATGACTTTGGGGAGGGACGGGTCCGTCGAGATCCAGTCGAGGTCCCAGTCGTTCTTGGTCTCGTTGGACcgcagcgtcggcgaggcgagCGCACCTgtggccaaggccagggcggcggtgaggaACTGAGGGAGCATCGTGGCGGTGGGAAGAGAGATGTAAGCCTCGACGGCGGATCGACCTGGGCTGCTCGGGAGTAGAGATGGAATGGGAAgcctccttcctccctcccctttaTGCCGTGCACGATGTCTCGTCTTTATATCCCTTTCAAAAGGCAACGTTTGCGACCTCCATGTGGACGTCTCGTCCCCATCCTTATCCCTTCTTGGCACGTCGCGTCAGCGTCGTTTCCATGACTTCGCGAATCATGGGGAGGTCGTCATCTCTTGCGTCTTTCCGTTGGGGGTTGAGGCTTCCGACTCACTCAAGCACCCGACGACCGCTCTCCGTCGGATGAGCCACGTGCGCCGCGATCGTCGCCCCCGGTCGCCGATGGCCAAGCCTGCGGTGTTGGGATCGTCGGGGATTTGGTGGAGCGGAGCCCATCACGACTGCTATTTATGGCTTGGCGACGACCAAACTATTACCATTGAGAAACCTCCCCCAAAGGGAAAGATCTCTGAATGCGCCGACGGACCACGAGAataggggaggggggttggcTGCATTTACCGGGAACTGCACGTCAGTTTTCACAATGCTTACCTGCACGACTTCacgaccgaccgaccgccTTGGCTATGTGTCTTCCCTCAACTTCTCACGGTACGCCaccggccggcgccgcgggtATGTATGCTCACACTCGGAAGACGACCGGGTCCCGTCCGATGCTCCGAGATTGCGCGGCATCGGGAGACGCCGGGGGTTGGCCCGCCGTGGCTGAGCCCCCGAGCCCGGTAATGCGGTGGGGGGACTATGACGTCGGAccagcaaaaaaaaaacctctGTGGACCGAAGATGCGCaattttctttctttcttttctttctggTCCTATCCTTGGGTTGTCCCGAGTCATCGACTGGAAGGGAGGGGGCCTCATGAGTCGAGACACCCTCTGCCTGCTGGACCgcgaggtcgaagaggtTCCCTTTTATCATGGATGTCTCGCAATAAGGGTCAAGAGGGGGCCGTCAATGTCCAACAAGATGCGGCGGTTTTATTTTATTCtatttttttttatttttggGAAGTAGCTAATTCTGCTTAAGAATGAACAATTACCTCATCCACAAACTTACCACGGATGCCCATCTCGAACCAGTTGTTTACACGCTTGAACACCCAAGCCAACAGTTGAAGAGGATCATCACCAACTCGCGTGTCAGGGTCGCAATTGCTTGGCGCATCCACCcagaaggggagggggcgtcGTGGACGGCCGATCCTGGTCTTGATCTCGTGGAAGGCAGGCAGTGCGCGGTATGGCGTGCTGCGTGGGTTGCCCCTTGGAATAGAACAAGTCTTTTGTCGTGTTTCTGCATCTTGCTTCTGTGCAGCTTCACGACTGCCTTGGTGTTCTCGGCCCATCCATCTCAATGACGGTAAGCAGCATTGACGTCGGGATTGATATTGGGGGACGGCTCGTCGCGGGCTCGATGCGGAAGATGGTCTTGTTTATATATGGCCGCTGCGACCGTGGTACTTTGCACTCACACGCCTGTCGCCCCAAGACGGGGAGACttgccggcgtcggccgtcggcgatgtcggAGCAGATCACCCACTCGGATGGCGACCTCACACCGGGGATGCAGAGTTACCTCCGCGTCGAGCTCTCCGACATGGCGAACGGCGGGGATGCCCTCGCGTCTGGAATGGTTTATACTGTCGTGATCTGCCCATCAGAGTCGGCACCGGATGGAAACAGCTGGTCTCATGACCGTTACTGCGCAACTGCTCAGGTGTCTTAACAGCGAGCGTAGGCTCGTGAGATAGTGCCTGGGTTCCCGGTTTCTCAGTCGCTGGTACGTCCTTGTCAGGGCACAGCCGTCGAACGCTCTACGGGCCGATGAAACGGGGCGACAAGTCGGCTTCACGGGGGTAGTCTCGGCGGTTGTTCCGCGAGAGATCGGGGCTGGAAACAGCGCTCGGTGACGCCGTAACCCCGGCATCGGAATATGAGGCAAGAGAGCAACATCAAGACAGCACCCAATCGTGTATTCTCTCTTATCCCGACCACTCGAATACGTCTTGCCATCCTACTCCATAGGGCATTAGACAGCTTTCGGGACGTGTGTCTTGATTTGCGGCTCGGCCGCCTGGCAGAAGAAGTGTCATTCTTCTTCTCAAACTTTTAGCAGTAATAGCAGCGACAATCAGctcacttttttttttgaggCTCTGTTCAATCTGGTgaggccgtcgagcccgCACGCAGTCTCCCGCGCTCCCGTGTAGGGGTGttcggccccggcgccgagaaACCCGCCCCACCTGCCGGACCCGCCCCATTTTTCCATCATTCCCCGCGGGACGGCGATTGAGATACCGGAGCGCGTCTCTGTAGACTTCTCCGCCCAGCGTCCGGAGTTATGCAGGCTGAGGTCTTAGTCCAACGAGAAAAAGTGGTTTGTCGCGGCGCTTCCAATTGGGGTTGCAAACTCTGGGTGCTGCCACATACTTTCAGACAGGGCCGCCTCTTGGGCGATTGGTGTAGCATCGGGACCAAATCTACTTTCTTGGTCGTGAACTATCACCAAGACCCATTGTCAGTTTGCAAACACCGTTGAGTCACACTCGCTTTGAGAAACTGCCGTGGGTATGAAGAGGTGCTATGCAAGACAGACGCCTGGCTGGCTTCCATTCCCCCGCTGTCCCTCGTCTCGACGACAGGACGCCGGGAGTCAGTCGCGATGAGGCCGACGTCCCGCAGTGAAACGACTTTTCAAGGCCGTCCATCGTCTCTGGAAGGGGGCAAAATTGCCTAGAATGGAAATCCTGAAAGCTCAAAGCCTCTGGAAACAACGGCGTCGGCTAGTCGAGTCTTTGGTTAAAAAGGGCAGCCAGAGCCATcataccccccccccccacggGAACCGATCTGGATCATTCGCGATGTGCGAGACAAACGGGGTCGCTCTCGTCTCAAATTTCGTTCCAACTCTCGTTCTGAGCAAGGAAACAAGGTTTATTTTTGGTTTTTGGTTTTGTAAACAACAGCACCCCCCCAACGCCAAGGAAGACCCTGTCAAAGTTCAGGTCATTGCCAGGCACTTACTGGGTAGACCCGGCGATGTTGCGCCCACAGAACCATCAAGAAAGGAGGTTgaactctctctctctctctctctccctcccgcATGCAGTGGTCATCGAATACGAATGCCTCCGTACGATGTAGAAACGACAGACCCATCCACAGGGCTGGGCGCAGCCATGCCGGGCTAGGGAGGTCGAGGGGGGTTTCTTTTGAGTTCTGTGTTGCTCTCTACATTGAGAAGACAGAAAAAGCGGCACACTGCCGCAACCCAACATTGACGTACACCGTAGGAGATTGTTAAAAGCCCATCGAGATCGACGGAAACCTTCGCCCAACGAACCCTTGCCCGGCGGccccttctctccccctcgCTAGACCTCAAGGGATGCATACCAACGATAACTGTCGAGTGATAGAAGGCGGTGCGTCCTTATTATAGCAGAGCCAAGGagtgtgtgtctgtgtgtaTGTGCGGAAATCACCGCAGCCACCGTCCGCCAGGGTTCATGCCACAGAAACATCTTTCGGATCGTCCAATGCATCCGAGTCAGTTCAGACGAAAAAGACTTAAATTCGGATCAGCACGCCCGCCAAACGGGTTGCCCTCGGACCGTCCGCCATGCCGGCTTCCAGTGTTTCTTTCATTTGCAACTCCAAACCTTGTCATGGATGCCGGTAGTTGGTGACGCCCATAAAGTCGACGGGTGCGCCGTTCCCGATATTAACCCCCTCCAAAGTCTAATCAGTCGACTCCGGAACACTCGGGCGAAGGAGTCTCTTTTTACTGAGAGCATAAGGCAATGTAACGTACACATAGTTCTGGGAAACGAACCATCATAGTTCGAGGCCGGGGTGCCGTTGCGTGCGGTCATTGGAGATTGGGAAATCCTGCCTCTTGGCTGCGggaaggcagagagagagccttTGGGCTGAGAGAGGGACGACTTGAGGATAAATAACTCTGCCCCTTCGCGTCGGTTCTCCTGAAGAATAGCTGAAGATCTCTACCACTCCACaagtcgtcgttgtcgttgttggtCGCTCTCATAGTCACTCCTTTTAATACAACATACAACCAAACAAAAGTCACTCGCTTTCAACATGAAGAGCTTCAGcaccctccttctcgccgcgACGGGCGTCatgtccgccgccgtcggcaagcCCATCGAGAAGCGCACCACGGGCAACGACCTGAACTACAACAGCAGGATCATGAACTCTGCCGCGTACGGACGGTTCCTCGACACCGAGGTCGTCTCGGCGGTCAGCCTGCACGCCCGCCATGAGGggcccgagcccgagcccgacgcGAACCGCACCGTGGTCACCCCGGAGAACATCTTTGTGCTCCAGTGCACCGAGCCCGTGAGTTTGCGCGTGTGGTCCCGCTCGACATCGGGACATGGTAGCTAAACACAAGAATTACAGGGTTTCCGCGGCGActgcctcgtcttcggcgccaCCCCCGGCGACTGTGGTGAGTTCCGAGTTGTGTTTTTATGAAGGAAGAAACGGGACCTGGTTCACTGACACAACACGCGCGCAGTCTCCTACTTCGACTACCAGTCCGGCAACTCGACCCAGATCAGCTCCCGCTTCAACGACAACGTCACCTCCCTGTCCACCAACACCGGCGGGAAGTGCCAGTTCTACAAGTGCGTATATCCCTCCCAGCGACGGACGGACAAGACAGCCGGCCGCCCAATATATCAAAAGTGTTCTGACTTGTATAATAACAACCGTACAGGTTCCGCGGCTGCAAcgacaagggcgacgaccgTGGTCTCACGTCCTCGTACAACTACAACCTGGGCGTCTCGCTCCCCGATGACCCCCGCACCGTCGAGTACGAGAACGAGATCACCTCGTGGAGGTGCTAGATGGGCCGGCCGTAGGCAGGACGGCAAGCGGAGATGCGGCACACCGCAGTCAGCCGTTGAAATTTGTAGCCCAACTCTCTCTGTCATTGATAGTGAAAGCGTTAGAAAATCATCAGCGTGTGCCCGCCGCCGGTATAGGTTCAAATCAAGCAAGCATCTGCCGATGTCGTCTCTACAAACATGCAATCAATCGTTCATTGCCGGTCTATTTGGCTTAATTGAAACGGACTTACACACGTCGCAGGCGCTCTCTAGTCCGTACTGGGATGAAGCGAGGCCCGTACGGGGGGGGGCACTGCATAGGTTCCGTATTACCATATCGGGCGGTGTTTGATCAATCCAGTGGCTCTCATTGGGTCTGCATCGTCGTATTGGGGTTCGGGGGGGCGTCGTGACGTTCAGCCGCCATGCAGGCGACGCTCGCCTGGACTGGGGGACGGACAATACAATATTATGTGACGTGCCGATTCGGCCAGCAAGCAGGACATTCATGCTGAATACCGTCCTGGAGACCGGGTAAACAAGACATGGTATATCGTCAGGCAAGCCCAGGTGCGAGTGAGGATGGGCGGCGTTCACTACGAGTTGAGCCTGATTAGAACGGGTTCGTCCGGTGGCTTCTAAGCAACTTTGGCGAGCAGTGTGTGTATATAAATTGGCCCCAAATCATGAGAATCGCTGTCTGTGGGAAGAGACAAAGGCATCGGCGGGCTCTTTTCTTCAACGAGCAGGACGGATCTCGAATCTCCCAAAGACGATGCTCACGCTCAAGATGCTTGTACTGCTGCTCCTCGGCTTTTTGGACCTGTCAGTTGCTCGTCTTACAACCTGTACCGCGGGCCGTGGCTGACAAGAAGACAGAGGGGTCCGGGGCCAGGCTATCACCCtcacgccgtcgacgatcGACCACCGCACGAGGACCGTCACGGTCATCAAGCCGTTGACCCAAGCCGCCGTCAGCACCACAACCCAGGTCGTCACCACGGCTATAACAACCACAGTCACCACGGCCACGACGGCAACGGTCACCGAGACCACTACGAAGGCGGCTACTGCCACGGCCACAATCACTGCCACGgtcacggccacggccacgacaACGATCACGGCGCCCTGCTCCCCGGCCGGCTGTCCCACCGTCACggccaccggcgccgtctgcAGGAGCTGCTTCGTCGCCCAGTGCaccacgacgtcgaccgtCACGAGGTCCTGCAGCTGCCCGGCCTCGCTtgccacgacgacggccgactTTGGGTGCGACCAGCCCGGCGTTTGCAACAGGATCGGATGCAGGACGGTGTTTGCCgtggcgacgccggcctgttgagttgagggggggggggggggggaaggtcTGGCCGGATCGAACGGCGGCAGCTGGTGGGGGTATGCCATGACGCCGTTTTCGTTCGAATTTGGTCGATGTGAGTTGTTGTCGGGTTGCGGGAACCAAATCTCACTTGGGCGAGGCTTGGTCTAGGCTGGATGAGCCCAGTGGCTCATGGTTCCCACGTCAGCCCCCAAGAGATACTTGTTTGGTGCGGGTGCTGCGCGATGCTTGGCCGCCCAGGAACCGGCTGCTGCAATACATATAGGCTGATGTTGGATGGACGGTGTGGGTTTGTCGGGCAACCAGCGCGTCCGGGTTATGTTGGCCGTTCTGCCATGAGGGGGATGCGGTTCTAACGCTGTGGATACTGGGATATCACGCAATGAGAAGACGAAGGGCTTGAGTACATTGGCATCTGGACGGCTCGCCGACTGCTCCATGGGTTTCTTTTACGGGGGGCGTGTTGCGTTGCCGACGAGACTGATGTCACCCGCGTGCTCTTTAAGCTTGTTTTATTTGTGTGTGTttcctccgcctcccctcCGGCACCCTCCGAGGAGTGACATAAAAAGTGGACATCGGCTCATGATGTTGCGACGCACCTCGGATTCGTGTTAGTTGCCgaggcagagagggagggagggagagtgagagtgaaagaGTTAAGAGACTCTTTTGAATGGACCACCAAACACACAACATCCCTCCATCCGCAAGACTACAATACAAGCACACTACTAACCAAGGTTGTCGGTGAAATGGTCGGTTAAAATGAGCCCATTGAATTTTTTTAGATGCGCTACTGCAGGAGCCGGCGGACGGGCGCGCGCTGCAAAGCTGTGAAAATGACATCAAAAGTCCTGGTGATTGCTGCGGTTAGCGGAATCGCGGGGGcggaccggggggggggaggagggggaacaAGACCGGGGACAGGACAAGACCGGGGGACAAGACCGGGGGAAAAGACCGGGATCGTATTGGAGATCGTCTggggggggcaagggagGATTCTGTGCCAATTTCCCCCCCTCATGATTCCCCGCAGTCGTCGGCTCCTTCAACACCGAGGGCGTTTGTCCGGATGCTACGCTATTTTCAacgggccgccgccgtgtgGACTTTTGGTGTAAACAatggaggagggagatggggaccgggtggtggaggaggaggaggaggaggaggaggaggaggaggaggaggaggagagagagcccGTCATCGAGGCAGGCAGGGTTGGTTTGATTCTTCTTTAATAAAAAGATTCTTCCCCGGCCAATTAGGCCGGTTGCTTCACtcttttgtgtgtgtggtttGTATCGTGTTGAGTCAAGTTTCCAAGCAACACGCAACTGAAGAAACACATTTGCGCTTCACGATGAGACTTGGGTTGaaagccggcgccggcctcctctGGCTCGCCGCGTCGCTCTGCGGCGGCTCGCACGGCGTTTCGGCGCAGGAGGTCGAATGGCCGATCCACGACAACGGCCTCAACCAGGTCGTCCAATGGTGAGTTGTTCCCCCCATTGTATTGTGTTGTGCTGTGTTGTGTTGATGATGTTCGATACTGACAACGCCGCTCCATGCAGGGATCACCACAGCTACATCGTCAATGGCGAGAGACTCTTTGTCTTTTCAGGAGAAGTAAGCAACCGAACAAGCATCGCCGTGTTTGCTATCATGGGCATCATACtaacctctctctctctctctctttcactcACAGTTCCACTACTGGCGTATCCCCGTGTTTGTAACCCACGTCCTACCAACAAACCCCCGTACAAGACACCAACactaacaacaacaacaccaccgtGAAGGCCTGAACTCTGGCGAGACCTCCTCGAGAAGGTCAAGGCGGCTGGGTAAGACAACACGATGGAGACAGACCCCTGAGCCTGAACCTGGCACCTGAACAGGGCAACATGACAACGAGCTCCTCAAGAAACTGACCGTCAAAACAGCTTCAATGCCTTCTCCATCTACAACCACTGGGGCTACCACAACCCCACGcccggcgtcctcgacttCGACACGGGCGCCCACAACTTCACCTCCATCATGaccgtcgccaaggagctcggcaTCTACCTCATCATCCGCCCCGGGCCCTACGTCAACGCCGAGAccaacgccggcggcttcCCGCTCTGGCTCACCACCGGCGAGTACGGCTCCCTGCGCAACGACGACCCGCGGTACACCGAGGCCTGGACCCCGTACTGGTCCGAGATCTCCAAGATCATCACGCCCCACCTCGTcaccaacggcggcaacgtcctCATGTTCCAGGTAAGAAGAAAAGACCTCCCAGCCGTCTCGGGTCCCTTTGCTtgcttgtgtgtgtggacCCAATTTTCTCGAGTGCTGGCTGAACCGTTGTGATCCGTTTCCGACACCTTATAGATCGAGAACGAGCTCAACGGACAGTGGAAGAACATCCCCAACCGCGTCCTGAACCCGCCCATCGCCAACTACATGCAGCTCCTCCAGGACAGCGCCCGCGAGAACGGCATCGACGTGCCCCTGGCCCACAACGCGCCCAACATGGTGAGATgatcccatcccatcctatcccgtcccatcccatcccatcctgCTCGGGAGAGGCATGGGGTCATGACATGACGCGCCTCGACGGCACCCCGCTGACGgtcctcccccttctctgTGCAGCGAGGCTTCTCCTGGTCAAAGGACTTTTCCAATGCTACTGGAAACGTCGACGTGGTCGGTGTCGACAGTTACCCGTCGTGCTGGAGCTGCAACTTGAGCGAGTgcaccggcaccaacggACAATACACCCCTTACGTGAGTTGATCCTCTCCCCTTCCGTCTTGACAGTCTCTTGTGAACGGTGCTAACCAACTTTGACTTGACTATTATAGTTGACCCAAGACTACTACACGTAAGGGATTTGATCTGTTTTGTCCCCGAAGATCAGGAATAGCTAACACATATCTCAAACAGCTATTTCACAATCCAGTCCCCGTAAGTTGTCACTCTGTACACCCCTTTCCCAGTCAGCACATATCTCTAACAGAAAACAAAACCTCACCAGGTCGCAGCCGAACTTCCTGCCAGAGTTCCAAGGAGGCTCGTACAACCCCTGGGGCGGCCCTGAGGGAGGTTGCCCCGGCGACATCGGCGCCGACTTCGCCAACATCTTCTACCGCGACCTCATCTACCAGCGCGTCACCGCCATCTCCCTATACATGATGTTCGGCGGCACCAACTGGGGGTGGCTCGCCTGCCCCGTCGTCGGTAAGTTCATACATCTGGCTGCTCACACAAGAGGACCCCGGCCTCTGAAAGCCAACCTGAGGGGGTTGTGAGGGATATACTAACACCGGGGGAACAACAGCATCGAGCTACGACTACTCATCTCCAGTGTCCGAGAACCGAATCATCGGCAGCAAGTTCTACGAGACGAAGCTTCTGACGCTGTTCACCAGAGGTTAGTCAGTCCTGAATGAAGCGTTCCGCTGAAGGAAACCTTGTTGTTTTGCAACGCTGATCTCCCTTTCGAAGTGGCCAAGGACCTGACAAAGACCGAGAGAGTCGGAAACGTGAGTGATTGACCTGAACAATGACAAACGATACATCAGTCAATATTGACTCGCAACCCCCCAGGGAACCGGGTACACGACCAACGCGGCCATCGGCACCTCGGAGCTTCGCAACGTCGACAACGACGCCGCCTTCTACGTCGTCCGCCACGCTTACACGCCGTCCAACACCAACGAGGCGTTCAAGCTCTCCGTCAAGACGTCCCAGGGCTCCTGTGAGTTTCTTTCTCATGTCCACTGACCGCATGAGGCCTACATCTTGTTCCAAACCAGGCTTATGTGTGCCCTGCATGCTCTTTTGACTGAACGCTGACCACCACCCCCAAGTCACCATCCCCCAGCACGGCAGctccatcgccatcaacGGCCACCAGGCCAAGGTCCTCGTCACCGACTTCGCCTTTGGCGACAAGACGCTGCTGTACTCCACCGCCGAGGTACTGAGCtacatcgtcgccgacggccgcgaggTCATTGCCCTGTGGCtgcccgagggcgaggccggcgagtTCACCGTCACGGGCGTCACCtccgccgaggtcgtcggcgcggccaACGTCGCCGACTTCGCCGCCTACCCGGGCGAGACCAACGTCACCGTCGCCTACACCCAGAAGAAGGGAATcaccctcgtcgacctcggcgacggctcccgcgccgtcctcctcgaccgcacCGCCGCCTACCTCTTCTGGGTGCCCACcctcgacaacgacccctTTGCCCCGGCCAACAACACTGGTGAGTgtttttctccttttttcccACCCTTCTCGTCTtttgtctttctttccctGAGAGAaatagagagagacagagagacaaaACATACAAGACACATCTTGCTAATGAACCCATCTCGGCAGTCTTCGTCCAGGGACCGTACCTCGTccgctccgcctccttcaaCGAGACGAGCCGCGGCCTGGATCTCCGCGGAgacgccgacaaggagacgACTATCAccgtcttcgcctcggcctcgctcTGCTCCCTCACCTGGAACGGTAAGAAGCTCGAGATCCTCTCGAGGGACGGCAACACATTTACGGCCAAGATCGACGGCCCGCCCAAGTTCGAGCTCCCCGCCCTGGGCCCTTGGAAGGTCCACGACAGTCTCCCCGAGATCGCGACCGACTACGAGGCCACATCCGATAGCTGGGTTGGTATGtgtttttctctcttttaTTTGTATCTCTATCACTTTCTCTGTTCTCACTCCCTGTGTCTTCACCATCTCTATCACTACCTGTTCCTCTCTCCCTGCCCACCCGACCCATAAACAAACAAAACCTAACACCCTCCTCAGTCGCCGACAAAAACACCACGTTCAACTCGGTCAAGCCGGCCGCCAACAACCCCGTCCTCTACGTCGACGAGTACGACATCCACGTCGGGAACCACATCTACCGCGCCACGTTCCCCAccaccgacgac
This window contains:
- a CDS encoding Putative asparaginase/glutaminase, L-asparaginase, asparaginase/glutaminase, active site 2; its protein translation is MLPQFLTAALALATGALASPTLRSNETKNDWDLDWISTDPSLPKVIIYSTGGTILSASNYSRLDNIAYGDGDNPTAEDLVGNVTEVLRVAQLAVVPFAPAPGGSAGVNSSLYLNVSQHANRQLCAEGSDVAGAVMLHGTDTLEETSFGVDLTFNCSKPFVATGAMRPDTYVSPDGYSNIYQAVAAAASPSSRDRGALIAFNDRITSVYYSTKLNANTPDTFKALEQGSLGAFLAGQPFYFFGAAYPTGRPHFDVSDTTELPAVAVVYCHQGFDASSMHAAVANGAKGLVILGPGAASLSNEAKAAAADLFEKGIPTVAAPRPASGAAVPRPVLEPVIYSSYLGGEQARVMLQLAINAGYGLEAIRDLFEHPLRSAVYDNPASRELYYP
- a CDS encoding Putative glycoside hydrolase, family 35, Galactose-binding-like domain superfamily, with the translated sequence MRLGLKAGAGLLWLAASLCGGSHGVSAQEVEWPIHDNGLNQVVQWDHHSYIVNGERLFVFSGEFHYWRIPVPELWRDLLEKVKAAGFNAFSIYNHWGYHNPTPGVLDFDTGAHNFTSIMTVAKELGIYLIIRPGPYVNAETNAGGFPLWLTTGEYGSLRNDDPRYTEAWTPYWSEISKIITPHLVTNGGNVLMFQIENELNGQWKNIPNRVLNPPIANYMQLLQDSARENGIDVPLAHNAPNMRGFSWSKDFSNATGNVDVVGVDSYPSCWSCNLSECTGTNGQYTPYLTQDYYTYFTIQSPSQPNFLPEFQGGSYNPWGGPEGGCPGDIGADFANIFYRDLIYQRVTAISLYMMFGGTNWGWLACPVVASSYDYSSPVSENRIIGSKFYETKLLTLFTRVAKDLTKTERVGNGTGYTTNAAIGTSELRNVDNDAAFYVVRHAYTPSNTNEAFKLSVKTSQGSFTIPQHGSSIAINGHQAKVLVTDFAFGDKTLLYSTAEVLSYIVADGREVIALWLPEGEAGEFTVTGVTSAEVVGAANVADFAAYPGETNVTVAYTQKKGITLVDLGDGSRAVLLDRTAAYLFWVPTLDNDPFAPANNTVFVQGPYLVRSASFNETSRGLDLRGDADKETTITVFASASLCSLTWNGKKLEILSRDGNTFTAKIDGPPKFELPALGPWKVHDSLPEIATDYEATSDSWVVADKNTTFNSVKPAANNPVLYVDEYDIHVGNHIYRATFPTTDDAPTGVFLNVTGGLAFGYSVWLNSHYLGSYLGLSYLGADARDFSFANATLVDAGAGDNVLVVVMDNSGHDLREAALAPRGISNATLLGPAAQDYKFSEWKIAGTAGRNDLVDTVRGPINEGGLSAERVGAHLPGYPDSDWESFVSDGGALSVPDAGIRIFRTVVPLDVPAGLDVSVSFRFTAAQDDTNRLRALLFVNGYQYGRFNPYIGNQIHFPVPTGILDYAGDNTIAVAVWSQAAEGVALKVEWQVDYVHTSSFDMGFDTKSLRPDWDESRLAFA